From Oscillospiraceae bacterium, a single genomic window includes:
- a CDS encoding site-specific integrase: MRNPNGYGSVTKLKGNRRRPYQVRKTVGFNEKGHPIYQIIAYVTTREEGMILLAAYNNEPWDVDKANITLAELFSLWLDRKAPKTTPSTLSMMTSAYNHCAALHKQRYVNIKAYHMQGIIDNCGYGYGAQNHIKTYWRHIGKFALELDIITRNYAPLLTSAPAVQTSKRKPFADEEITAMWAMQGQAWVDSVLFLLYTGFRISEMLALRKENIDLENGIITGGTKTKAGKDRKVPIHSKIRHIVEARMQEDGEYLFSYKGKQCGDKTYRVFWQNVMDTAGIQHTPHECRHSFRSRLDSAGANKKCIDLMMGHQTGDVGERFYTHKTFDELKTAIELLAA; encoded by the coding sequence ATGAGAAATCCCAACGGATATGGTAGTGTTACCAAACTAAAAGGCAACCGCCGCCGCCCTTACCAAGTGCGGAAAACCGTAGGCTTTAATGAAAAGGGACACCCGATTTACCAAATCATAGCCTATGTAACAACAAGAGAGGAGGGCATGATATTACTCGCCGCATACAACAATGAACCGTGGGACGTTGACAAAGCCAATATAACGCTTGCCGAATTGTTCAGCTTGTGGCTAGACCGCAAAGCCCCCAAAACAACGCCAAGCACTTTGAGCATGATGACGTCCGCATACAACCATTGCGCGGCACTCCACAAGCAACGCTATGTCAATATCAAGGCGTATCATATGCAGGGCATTATCGACAACTGCGGCTACGGCTACGGGGCGCAAAACCACATCAAAACCTACTGGCGGCATATTGGCAAGTTCGCGTTAGAGTTAGACATTATCACGCGCAACTATGCGCCTTTGCTCACGTCCGCGCCCGCCGTGCAAACTTCAAAGCGCAAGCCTTTTGCCGATGAGGAAATCACGGCAATGTGGGCCATGCAGGGGCAAGCATGGGTTGACTCGGTGTTGTTCTTGCTCTATACCGGGTTTCGTATCTCGGAAATGTTGGCACTTCGCAAGGAAAACATTGACCTTGAAAACGGCATAATCACGGGTGGTACAAAAACCAAAGCGGGCAAAGACCGTAAAGTGCCTATCCACTCGAAAATCCGTCACATTGTCGAGGCGCGTATGCAAGAGGACGGCGAGTATTTATTCTCGTACAAAGGCAAGCAATGCGGGGATAAAACCTATCGGGTGTTTTGGCAAAACGTCATGGACACGGCGGGCATACAACACACACCGCATGAGTGCCGTCACTCGTTCCGCTCACGCCTTGACAGCGCAGGGGCAAATAAAAAGTGTATCGACCTCATGATGGGGCATCAAACTGGCGATGTTGGGGAGCGGTTCTACACGCACAAAACCTTTGACGAACTCAAAACCGCCATTGAGTTACTCGCTGCCTAG